In a single window of the Centropristis striata isolate RG_2023a ecotype Rhode Island chromosome 18, C.striata_1.0, whole genome shotgun sequence genome:
- the LOC131991365 gene encoding dihydropyrimidinase-related protein 5-like, translating to MGSMRILIKGGKVVNDDFTQEADVYIENGIIQQVGKELMIPGGAKVIDASGKLVLPGGIDTSVHLQQTFMNASIQDDFYSGTKAALMGGTTMVMALALPEQHCSLVDAYESCRALADAKACCDYALHVGVTWWGPKVRSEMETLVREHGVNSFQMYMAYKDMMMLRDSELYQTLQTCKDIGAIARVHAENGELVAEGAKEALDLGISGPEGIEISRPEELESEATHRAVTIANRAHCPIYLVNVSSMAAGDMIAAAKMQGKVVHAETTVAHAVLNGMQYYHQDWAHAAAHVIVPPLRLDPNTPSYLMGLLGNDSLSVVASEHRPFSIKQRALGKDDFTKIPHGLPGVQDRMSVIWERGVVTGKMDENRFVAVTSSNAAKIYNLYPRKGRIIPGADADLVVWDPDATRTVSVTTQVQGGDFNLYEGMRCHGVPLVTISRGRLVCENGVFMCAEGSGKFYPQRTFPDYLYKKMVQREKTQGYKGVDRDPYSGDVAKVANAMKKDLGLGPIDGDAANKACPRAHQGVRDLHESSFSLSGSQVDDHIPKRSSARILAPPGGRSSGIW from the exons ATGGGGTCGATGCGTATCCTCATCAAGGGAGGGAAGGTGGTCAATGATGACTTCACCCAGGAAGCAGATGTCTACATTGAGAACGGCATCATTCAGCAG GTTGGAAAGGAGCTGATGATACCTGGTGGGGCGAAGGTGATTGATGCTTCTGGAAAGCTGGTGTTGCCGGGCGGAATTGACACCAGCGTCCATCTGCAGCAGACTTTCATGAACGCCAGCATTCAGGATGACTTCTACAGTGGGACCAAG GCGGCTCTGATGGGTGGTACCACCATGGTGATGGCTCTGGCCCTGCCTGAACAACACTGCTCCCTGGTGGACGCCTACGAGAGTTGCCGAGCTCTGGCCGACGCCAAGGCGTGCTGCGACTACGCTCTGCATGTTGGAGTGACCTGGTGGGGACCAAAG GTGCGGAGCGAGATGGAGACCCTGGTGAGGGAGCATGGCGTGAACTCCTTCCAGATGTACATGGCCTACAAAGACATGATGATGCTGAGGGACTCGGAGCTCTACCAGACGCTGCAGACCTGTAAGGACATCGGGGCCATCGCCCGCGTCCACGCTGAGAACGGAGAGCTGGTGGCAGAG GGTGCCAAAGAGGCTCTGGATCTGGGCATCAGTGGACCGGAGGGTATTGAGATCAGTCGACCAGAGGAG CTGGAGTCGGAGGCTACTCACAGAGCTGTCACCATCGCTAACAGG GCTCACTGCCCCATCTACCTGGTGAATGTGTCCAGTATGGCTGCTGGAGACATGATTGCTGCTGCTAAGATGCAAG GTAAAGTGGTCCATGCAGAGACCACAGTAGCTCACGCTGTGCTGAACGGGATGCAGTATTACCACCAGGACTGGGCTCATGCTGCCGCCCACGTCATCGTCCCTCCTCTCCGCCTCGACCCCAACACACCCAGCTACCTCATGGGCCTGCTGGGCAA TGACTCTCTGAGTGTCGTGGCGTCAGAGCATCGTCCATTCAGCATCAAGCAGAGAGCTCTTGGCAAGGACGACTTCACAAAGATCCCTCATGGACTGCCTGGAGTCCAGGACAGGATGAGTGTTATTTGGGAGAGAGGAGTG GTTACAGGAAAAATGGATGAAAATCGTTTTGTAGCGGTGACAAGCTCTAACGCTGCAAAGATCTACAACCTGTATCCACGCAAGGGCCGTATCATCCCCGGGGCTGATGCTGATCTGGTGGTCTGGGACCCTGATGCAACAAG GACGGTCTCTGTGACCACTCAGGTGCAGGGCGGAGACTTCAACCTGTACGAGGGGATGCGCTGCCACGGCGTTCCCCTGGTTACCATCAGCCGAGGTCGCCTGGTGTGTGAGAAcggtgtgttcatgtgtgccGAGGGATCTGGAAAGTTCTACCCCCAGCGCACCTTCCCTGACTACCTCTACAAGAAGATGGTGCAGAGAGAGAAG ACTCAGGGGTATAAAGGCGTTGACAGGGATCCCTACTCCGGTGACGTGGCCAAGGTGGCAAATGCCATGAAGAAGGATCTCGGTTTGGGCCCCATAGACGGAGACGCAGCTAACAAAGCCTGTCCACGCGCGCACCAGGGAGTCCGAGACCTCCATGAGTCCTCCTTTAGCCTCTCAG ggTCTCAGGTCGATGACCACATCCCGAAGAGGTCATCGGCCCGGATCCTGGCCCCACCCGGCGGCCGCTCCAGTGGTATCTGGTAA